In Niveispirillum cyanobacteriorum, the following proteins share a genomic window:
- a CDS encoding methyltransferase, protein MSIHQRAFTAISAIMAKRGATEGAMSDVFEFLLHYRCLLINNTIIKQGGGRVHGGPFAGMILHDPVNRMQAPQLLGCYEGELHEIVQAIPDAGYQHLINIGCGEGYYAIGIKRMAPQIEVWAHDIDPEAQRKCREAAALNGVDIHVGGIFDPQSFAQHAGYRTLVWCDVEGAEEMLLDPARYPALAGMDILVELHSTDAGHTRDSVPARFGDTHDIEILQPRGYAFDMPDWLRDGSQLNQLLARLEWRGSATPWAMMRARGT, encoded by the coding sequence ATGTCCATTCATCAGCGCGCGTTTACAGCGATCAGTGCGATCATGGCCAAGCGCGGGGCCACCGAAGGCGCGATGAGTGACGTTTTCGAATTCCTGCTGCATTACCGCTGCCTGCTGATCAACAATACCATTATCAAGCAAGGGGGTGGCCGTGTGCATGGCGGGCCGTTTGCGGGCATGATCCTGCACGACCCGGTGAACCGTATGCAGGCGCCCCAGCTGCTGGGCTGTTACGAGGGGGAGTTGCACGAGATTGTTCAGGCGATCCCCGATGCCGGGTACCAGCACCTGATCAATATCGGCTGCGGCGAAGGCTATTACGCTATCGGTATCAAACGCATGGCCCCGCAGATCGAGGTCTGGGCCCATGACATTGATCCCGAAGCACAGCGCAAGTGCAGGGAGGCAGCAGCCCTGAATGGGGTCGATATCCATGTCGGTGGGATTTTCGATCCACAGAGTTTTGCCCAGCATGCGGGATATCGCACGCTGGTGTGGTGCGATGTTGAAGGGGCCGAGGAGATGCTGCTGGACCCCGCGCGCTATCCTGCCTTGGCCGGCATGGACATCCTGGTGGAACTGCATTCGACGGATGCTGGCCACACACGCGACAGCGTGCCGGCGCGGTTTGGTGATACCCACGATATCGAAATCCTTCAGCCTCGTGGTTATGCCTTTGACATGCCCGACTGGCTACGGGATGGCAGCCAGTTGAACCAGCTGCTGGCCCGGCTGGAATGGCGCGGGTCTGCGACACCCTGGGCCATGATGCGCGCACGGGGCACATGA